The Ochotona princeps isolate mOchPri1 chromosome 1, mOchPri1.hap1, whole genome shotgun sequence genome has a segment encoding these proteins:
- the TFEB gene encoding transcription factor EB isoform X2, whose translation MASRIGLRMQLMREQAQQEEQRERMQQQAVMHYMQQQQQQQQLGAPPTPAINTPVHFQSPPPVPGEVLKVQSYLENPTSYHLQQSQHQKVREYLSETYGNKFAAHLSPAQGSPKPPPAASPGVRAGHVLSTSAGNSAPNSPMAMLHISSNPDKEFDDVIDNIMRLDDVLGYINPEMQMPNTLPLSSSHLNVYSSDPQVTASLVGVTSSSCPADLTQKRELTDAESRALAKERQKKDNHNLIERRRRFNINDRIKELGMLIPKANDLDVRWNKGTILKASVDYIRRMQKDLQKSRELESHSRRLEMTNKQLWLRIQELEMQARVHGLPTTSPSGMNMAELAQQVVKQELPSEEGPAEALMLGAEVPDPETLPALPPQAPPPPPAQPQSPFHQLDFSHSLSFGGGADEGPQGYTEPLGPEHGPPFPSLSRKDLDFMLLEDSLLPLASDPLFSTMSPEASKASSRRSSFSMEEGEVL comes from the exons ATGGCGTCTCGCATTGGGCTGCGCATGCAGCTCATGCGGGAGCAGgcgcagcaggaggagcagcggGAGCGCATGCAGCAGCAGGCTGTGATGCACtacatgcagcagcagcagcagcaacagcagctgggAGCGCCGCCCACCCCCGCCATCAACACCCCTGTCCACTTCCAGTCACCACCGCCTGTGCCAGGCGAGGTGCTGAAG GTGCAGTCCTACCTGGAGAACCCCACTTCCTACCACCTGCAGCAGTCGCAGCACCAGAAGGTGCGCGAGTACCTGTCCGAGACCTACGGGAACAAGTTTGCCGCCCACCTCAGCCCTGCTCAAGGCTCCCCGAAGCCCCCTCCGGCTGCCTCCCCTGGGGTGCGGGCAGGACATGTGCTGTCCACTTCTGCTGGCAACAGTGCCCCCAACAGCCCCATGGCCATGCTGCACATCAGCTCCAACCCTGACAAAGAG TTTGATGATGTCATCGACAACATTATGCGCCTGGATGATGTCCTGGGCTACATCAATCCTGAGATGCAGATGCCCAACACG CTCCCCCTGTCCAGCAGCCATCTGAACGTGTACAGCAGCGACCCCCAGGTCACGGCCTCCCTGGTCGGCGTCACTAGCAGCTCGTGTCCCGCAGACCTGACCCAGAAGCGAGAGCTCACAG ATGCTGAGAGCCGGGCCCTGGCCAAGGAGCGGCAGAAGAAAGACAATCACAACCTAA TTGAAAGGAGGCGCAGGTTCAACATCAATGACCGCATCAAGGAGTTGGGAATGCTGATCCCCAAGGCCAACGACCT GGACGTGCGCTGGAACAAGGGCACCATCCTCAAGGCGTCCGTGGACTACATCCGGAGGATGCAGAAGGACCTGCAGAAGTCCAGGGAGCTGGAGAGCCACTCGCGGCGCCTCGAGATGACCAACAAGCAGCTGTGGCTCCGCATCCAG gagctggagaTGCAGGCACGTGTACACGgcctccccaccacctccccgTCTGGCATGAACATGGCTGAGCTAGCCCAGCAGGTGGTGAAGCAGGAGCTGCCCAGTGAAGAGGGCCCAGCTGAAGCCCTGATGCTGGGCGCCGAGGTCCCTGACCCTGAGACGCTGCCCGCTCTGCCCCCGCAGGCCCCACCGCCCCCACCCGCCCAGCCACAGTCCCCCTTCCATCAACTGGACTTCAGCCACAGCCTGAGCTTTGGGGGTGGGGCTGACGAGGGGCCCCAGGGCTACACTGAGCCCCTGGGGCCAGAACACGGCCCCCCATTCCCCAGCCTGTCCAGGAAGGATCTGGACTTCATGCTTCTGGAAGActccctgctgcccctggcctCCGACCCCCTCTTCTCCACCATGTCGCCCGAGGCTTCCAAGGCTAGCAGCCGGAGGAGCAGCTTCAGcatggaggaaggggaggtgcTGTGA
- the TFEB gene encoding transcription factor EB isoform X1, protein MCVLSSGSGEPAPAAAMASRIGLRMQLMREQAQQEEQRERMQQQAVMHYMQQQQQQQQLGAPPTPAINTPVHFQSPPPVPGEVLKVQSYLENPTSYHLQQSQHQKVREYLSETYGNKFAAHLSPAQGSPKPPPAASPGVRAGHVLSTSAGNSAPNSPMAMLHISSNPDKEFDDVIDNIMRLDDVLGYINPEMQMPNTLPLSSSHLNVYSSDPQVTASLVGVTSSSCPADLTQKRELTDAESRALAKERQKKDNHNLIERRRRFNINDRIKELGMLIPKANDLDVRWNKGTILKASVDYIRRMQKDLQKSRELESHSRRLEMTNKQLWLRIQELEMQARVHGLPTTSPSGMNMAELAQQVVKQELPSEEGPAEALMLGAEVPDPETLPALPPQAPPPPPAQPQSPFHQLDFSHSLSFGGGADEGPQGYTEPLGPEHGPPFPSLSRKDLDFMLLEDSLLPLASDPLFSTMSPEASKASSRRSSFSMEEGEVL, encoded by the exons GGAGCCAGCTCCAGCAGCCGCCATGGCGTCTCGCATTGGGCTGCGCATGCAGCTCATGCGGGAGCAGgcgcagcaggaggagcagcggGAGCGCATGCAGCAGCAGGCTGTGATGCACtacatgcagcagcagcagcagcaacagcagctgggAGCGCCGCCCACCCCCGCCATCAACACCCCTGTCCACTTCCAGTCACCACCGCCTGTGCCAGGCGAGGTGCTGAAG GTGCAGTCCTACCTGGAGAACCCCACTTCCTACCACCTGCAGCAGTCGCAGCACCAGAAGGTGCGCGAGTACCTGTCCGAGACCTACGGGAACAAGTTTGCCGCCCACCTCAGCCCTGCTCAAGGCTCCCCGAAGCCCCCTCCGGCTGCCTCCCCTGGGGTGCGGGCAGGACATGTGCTGTCCACTTCTGCTGGCAACAGTGCCCCCAACAGCCCCATGGCCATGCTGCACATCAGCTCCAACCCTGACAAAGAG TTTGATGATGTCATCGACAACATTATGCGCCTGGATGATGTCCTGGGCTACATCAATCCTGAGATGCAGATGCCCAACACG CTCCCCCTGTCCAGCAGCCATCTGAACGTGTACAGCAGCGACCCCCAGGTCACGGCCTCCCTGGTCGGCGTCACTAGCAGCTCGTGTCCCGCAGACCTGACCCAGAAGCGAGAGCTCACAG ATGCTGAGAGCCGGGCCCTGGCCAAGGAGCGGCAGAAGAAAGACAATCACAACCTAA TTGAAAGGAGGCGCAGGTTCAACATCAATGACCGCATCAAGGAGTTGGGAATGCTGATCCCCAAGGCCAACGACCT GGACGTGCGCTGGAACAAGGGCACCATCCTCAAGGCGTCCGTGGACTACATCCGGAGGATGCAGAAGGACCTGCAGAAGTCCAGGGAGCTGGAGAGCCACTCGCGGCGCCTCGAGATGACCAACAAGCAGCTGTGGCTCCGCATCCAG gagctggagaTGCAGGCACGTGTACACGgcctccccaccacctccccgTCTGGCATGAACATGGCTGAGCTAGCCCAGCAGGTGGTGAAGCAGGAGCTGCCCAGTGAAGAGGGCCCAGCTGAAGCCCTGATGCTGGGCGCCGAGGTCCCTGACCCTGAGACGCTGCCCGCTCTGCCCCCGCAGGCCCCACCGCCCCCACCCGCCCAGCCACAGTCCCCCTTCCATCAACTGGACTTCAGCCACAGCCTGAGCTTTGGGGGTGGGGCTGACGAGGGGCCCCAGGGCTACACTGAGCCCCTGGGGCCAGAACACGGCCCCCCATTCCCCAGCCTGTCCAGGAAGGATCTGGACTTCATGCTTCTGGAAGActccctgctgcccctggcctCCGACCCCCTCTTCTCCACCATGTCGCCCGAGGCTTCCAAGGCTAGCAGCCGGAGGAGCAGCTTCAGcatggaggaaggggaggtgcTGTGA